One part of the Pseudomonas sp. MYb118 genome encodes these proteins:
- the lolB gene encoding lipoprotein insertase outer membrane protein LolB, whose amino-acid sequence MFLRHLIVFSFIALLAGCAGFGARESVQGQGNQAQWRVHKEQLTGIDGWQINGKIGIRAPKDSGSGTLFWLQRQDYFDIRLAGPLGRGAARLTGSPGKVSLEVANQGRYEAPTPEVLLEEQLGWKLPVSHLNWWVRGLPAPDSKSRLTLDADSRLANLDQDGWQVEYLSYAEQNGFWLPERIKLHGADLDVTLVIKEWQPRKLGQ is encoded by the coding sequence ATGTTTTTGCGCCACCTCATCGTTTTCAGCTTCATCGCCCTGCTCGCCGGTTGCGCGGGCTTCGGCGCCCGTGAGTCGGTCCAGGGCCAGGGCAACCAGGCCCAATGGCGCGTACACAAGGAACAGTTGACCGGCATCGACGGCTGGCAGATCAACGGCAAGATCGGCATTCGCGCACCGAAGGACTCGGGCAGCGGCACGCTGTTCTGGCTGCAACGCCAGGATTACTTCGACATTCGCCTCGCTGGCCCCCTGGGCCGCGGCGCGGCGCGCCTGACCGGTTCGCCGGGCAAGGTGTCGCTGGAGGTTGCCAACCAGGGGCGCTACGAAGCGCCGACGCCGGAAGTGCTGCTCGAAGAACAACTGGGCTGGAAGTTGCCGGTGTCGCACCTGAACTGGTGGGTACGCGGGCTGCCGGCACCGGACAGCAAGAGTCGCCTGACCCTGGATGCCGACAGTCGCCTGGCCAATCTGGACCAGGACGGCTGGCAGGTCGAGTACCTGAGTTACGCCGAACAGAACGGCTTCTGGCTGCCGGAGCGGATCAAACTGCATGGCGCCGACCTTGATGTCACCCTGGTGATCAAGGAATGGCAACCGCGCAAGCTGGGGCAATGA
- the ispE gene encoding 4-(cytidine 5'-diphospho)-2-C-methyl-D-erythritol kinase, producing the protein MTAARLTLPSPAKLNLMLHILGRRDDGYHELQTIFQFLDYGDEITFAVRDDGVIRLHTEFEGVPHDSNLIVRAAKKLQEQSGCTLGIDIWIEKILPMGGGIGGGSSNAATTLLGLNHLWQLGWNEDRLAALGLSLGADVPVFVRGHAAFAEGVGEKLTPVEPEEPWYLVLVPQVSVSTAEIFSDPLLTRNSPPIKVRPVPKGNSRNDCLPVVARRYPDVRNALNLLGNFTEAKLTGTGSCVFGGFPSKAEADKVSALLTETLTGFVAKGSNVSMLHRKLQSLL; encoded by the coding sequence ATGACCGCTGCACGCCTGACCCTGCCCTCCCCGGCCAAACTCAACCTGATGCTGCACATCCTCGGCCGTCGCGACGACGGTTATCACGAGCTGCAGACGATTTTTCAGTTTCTCGACTACGGCGATGAAATCACTTTTGCCGTACGCGACGACGGCGTGATCCGACTGCACACCGAATTCGAAGGCGTGCCCCACGACAGCAACCTGATCGTTCGCGCAGCAAAAAAACTTCAGGAGCAATCCGGTTGTACGTTGGGGATCGACATCTGGATCGAAAAAATCCTGCCCATGGGCGGCGGTATCGGCGGCGGCAGTTCAAATGCCGCGACCACTTTGCTCGGCCTCAATCATCTCTGGCAACTGGGTTGGAATGAGGATCGGCTGGCCGCGCTGGGCCTGTCGCTGGGGGCCGATGTCCCGGTTTTCGTGCGTGGCCACGCGGCTTTCGCCGAGGGCGTGGGCGAGAAACTCACCCCGGTAGAGCCCGAGGAACCGTGGTATCTCGTGCTTGTGCCGCAAGTATCTGTAAGTACAGCAGAAATTTTTTCAGATCCACTGTTGACACGTAACTCTCCTCCCATTAAAGTGCGCCCCGTTCCCAAGGGAAACAGTCGAAATGACTGCTTACCGGTGGTAGCAAGGCGTTACCCAGATGTTCGTAACGCATTGAATTTGTTAGGTAATTTTACCGAAGCAAAACTCACCGGAACTGGAAGTTGTGTGTTTGGGGGCTTCCCAAGCAAAGCTGAAGCTGATAAAGTCTCGGCCCTTCTTACAGAGACCCTTACAGGGTTTGTAGCAAAAGGAAGCAACGTTTCGATGTTGCATCGCAAGCTGCAAAGTCTGCTCTAA